In Hermetia illucens chromosome 1, iHerIll2.2.curated.20191125, whole genome shotgun sequence, one genomic interval encodes:
- the LOC119647356 gene encoding uncharacterized protein LOC119647356 yields MKFKFGNFDLKRFGMSGPIVRNIDKVVKIVESKHHVNSVSVAQGLNIWMRLYSEKSSTYGPRKVHFISSPGSNFDVRITVQMQQSRPISAANGDWANWIKTHHNIK; encoded by the exons ATGAAGTTCAAG TTTGGCAATTTTGATCTGAAACGCTTTGGAATGTCTGGTCCTATTGTCAGAAATATCGATAAAGTCGTGAAAATCGTCGAATCTAAACATCATGTAAATAGTGTTTCGGTTGCTCAAGGACTAAACATTTGGATGAGGCTGTATTCAGAAAAAAGTTCAACGTATGGGCCACGCAAAGTTCATTTCATAAGCTCTCCTGGATCGAATTTCGATGTGCGAATTACTGTTCAAATGCAACAAAGTCGGCCCATTTCTGCAGCGAATGGTGACTGGGCTAATTGGATCAAGACTCACCATAACATCAAATGA